TGAAAATGTAAAACCAGATATGCTGATACTTGGAAAAGCCTTATCAGGCGGAACCTATCCGGTATCTGCCGTGTTAGCAAACCATGATATTATGGATGTGATCAAACCCGGACAGCATGGTTCAACCTTTGGTGGTAACCCCGTTGCCGCGCGTGTTGCCATTGCATCATTAGAAGTTGTGAAAGATGAAAAACTTGCAGAAAATGCAGAGCGACTTGGAAAAATTTTCAGAGCTGAAATGCAAAAATTGGTTGCTGAATTTCCAATTGTAAAATTAGTGCGCGGCAAAGGGCTATTGAATGCCATTGTCATTAATGACACTGAGGAGAGCAGCACCGCGTGGAATATTTGCATCAAACTACGTGATAACGGACTACTGGCCAAGCCCACACATGGTAACATCATTCGCTTTGCTCCACCTTTAGTTATGACTGAAGAGCAACTGATCGAATGTGTTGAGATTATTCGTAAAACTATTGGGGAGTTTAGGTAGAGAAAGATTTCAATACTTGAAAAGAGGCGCGTTGGCGCCTTTTTTTTTGGGGGTGATGTGAAAATAGACAAAAATTGTCTATATTTGTGGATAAATAATGTCAATATGAACAATTTTGCAAAATACATCAAAGATACCCGGTTAAGTAAAAACATCAAATTAGTTGATGCGGCTGATGCATTGCAAATTGATAAGGCGCTGCTCAGCAAAATTGAATCAGGTATAAGGCAAGCTACAAAAAAGCAAGTGGGTGCTTTGATTAAGTATTATAAACTAGATGATCATGAAGCATATATTCTTTGGTTGGGTGCTAAACTAGTTTATGAGTTGGCTAATGAAAACTTTGCTTTAGAAGCCTTAAAAGTTGCTGAAGAGCAAATTAAATATGGTGGTTCTGAGTTAGCAATTTTTGAGCCTGACAATGAGTTAAAAAAATTACTCAAAGAGGTTGATAAATTAAAAAAAATATGGTCTAAGAAAAAACCACTTAATCAAATTCAGCTTCAAAAATTGAATGAACATTTCAGGCTGAAATACACCTATGAAAGCAATAAAATAGAAGGTAACACCTTAACATTTCAAGAAACCTTTTTAGTTGTTAACCAAGGTTTAACTATTGGTGGCAAATCAGTTAATGAGCATTTAGAGGCAATTAATCATGCTGAGGCAATTGAGTTTTTGATTCAGTTGGTTCAAAATAAAGAGACACTCACAGAAAGAGTCCTCCAAGAAATTCATTACTTGATTTTAAAAGGTATTGATAAAGCCAATGCAGGTAAATACCGTCGTGTGCCGGTGTATATCAGTGGCAGTTCATTTGTGCCTCCACAGCCGTTTATGGTTGCAAAGCTCATTGAAGATATTTTTATTTACTATAAAAAAAATAAAAACAAACTTCATCCAATAATTCTGGCTGCTGATATGCATGAAAAAATTGTCACGGTGCATCCGTTTGTTGATGGTAATGGGCGCACATGTAGGCTAATTATGAATTTGCTTTTACTTGCAAATGGTTATACGCTGGCTGTTTTAAAGGGTGATAATAAATCACGCTTGCATTATTACAGTATGCTTGAGGCTGCACAACAAAAAAATGATTCATCAGGTTTTTATAAACTGGTGGCTCAAACTTGCATTGATTCTCTTAATGAGCATATCAAAATGGCCGGTTAAAAATCTTCCACTCCAAAAAAAAAACGGAGTGGAAGATTCTCTATTCATCTTTTCATTCTTTTTTATTAAAGTGTTTTTTACTCAAGCGGATGAACGTAAAATTTTTGTTCAGAAATATTCATTCATCCATGCGGTATTAAATTGTATAACTTTGCGCTTTAAATTGTTCAGATTAAAGGAGTCAAGTTTTTTAGCGGTGAATCATAAATTGCATCAATGAGACGAGGTAAATTTTATCTGAATGCTGAAATAAATTAAAACACATGAAATCAATTGCAATACTTGGTTGTGGCAATATTGGTCTTTCAATTGCTGAAGGACTGCTGTCTGCAAATACTTCTCTATCAAATAAGCTTACCCTTACACGACGCAATATTCAATCTTTGAAATTTTTTGAAGAAAGAGGTGTTGAGGTGACAAAAGATAATTTGATTGCGGTGAGAAAATCGCAAATCATTATTCTGGCCGTGAAGCCTTACATGGTTGAAAATTTACTGAAAGAGATTGCACCCGAGTTAAAAAAGGATCACATACTTGTATCAGTGGCATCAGAGGTTAGTCTTGATCAAATTTCAAGTTTAATAAATAAAACCAATCCGGTTTTCAGGGTGATGCCTAATACGGCTAGCGCCATCAGAGAATCTATCACGTGCATTTGTACAAAAAACGGAACGGTGAGTGAAACAGAAGAAATAGCCAACCTGTTTAAAGGCATTGGAGAAACAGCGGTAATTGATGAAAACCTGATGGAAGCAGCAACTATATTGGGCGCATGTGGAATTGCTTACGTGCTTCGCTTTATCCGAGCAATGATTCAAGGCGGAATACAGATTGGATTTGATGCAAAAACTGCAACGCTCATAACTACACAAACTGTGAAAGGTGCCGCTGAATTACTGCTAAAAAATAATTCTCATCCTGAACAAGAAATTGATAAAGTGACTACGCCTAAAGGGTGCACCATTACCGGCTTGAATGAAATGGAGCATCAAGGTTTTAGTTCTGCATTAATTCACGGTATCGTAAAATCTTTTCAAAAAATTGAGAAGAATTAGAGAGGATTTTCTTT
This genomic stretch from Crocinitomicaceae bacterium harbors:
- a CDS encoding Fic family protein produces the protein MNNFAKYIKDTRLSKNIKLVDAADALQIDKALLSKIESGIRQATKKQVGALIKYYKLDDHEAYILWLGAKLVYELANENFALEALKVAEEQIKYGGSELAIFEPDNELKKLLKEVDKLKKIWSKKKPLNQIQLQKLNEHFRLKYTYESNKIEGNTLTFQETFLVVNQGLTIGGKSVNEHLEAINHAEAIEFLIQLVQNKETLTERVLQEIHYLILKGIDKANAGKYRRVPVYISGSSFVPPQPFMVAKLIEDIFIYYKKNKNKLHPIILAADMHEKIVTVHPFVDGNGRTCRLIMNLLLLANGYTLAVLKGDNKSRLHYYSMLEAAQQKNDSSGFYKLVAQTCIDSLNEHIKMAG
- the proC gene encoding pyrroline-5-carboxylate reductase, translating into MKSIAILGCGNIGLSIAEGLLSANTSLSNKLTLTRRNIQSLKFFEERGVEVTKDNLIAVRKSQIIILAVKPYMVENLLKEIAPELKKDHILVSVASEVSLDQISSLINKTNPVFRVMPNTASAIRESITCICTKNGTVSETEEIANLFKGIGETAVIDENLMEAATILGACGIAYVLRFIRAMIQGGIQIGFDAKTATLITTQTVKGAAELLLKNNSHPEQEIDKVTTPKGCTITGLNEMEHQGFSSALIHGIVKSFQKIEKN